One Henckelia pumila chloroplast, complete genome DNA window includes the following coding sequences:
- the ccsA gene encoding cytochrome c biogenesis protein, which translates to MIFSTLEHILTHISFSLVSIVLTIHLITFLVDEIVKLYDSSEKGMIMNLFSITGLLVTRWIYSEHFPLSDLYESLIFLSWSFSLIHIVPCFKKNKNILSTIIGPSAIFTQGFATSGFLTEIHKSTILVPALQSEWLIMHVSTMILGYAALLCGSLLSVSLIVITVREKKKFFATSNRFLNFNGSFFFGEIEYMNERSNIFKNTSIFNYYRSQLIQQLDYWSYRVISLGFIFLTIGILSGAVWANEAWGSYWSWDPKETWAFITWIVFAIYLHTRTNIKLQGTYSAIVASIGFLIIWICYFGINLLGIGLHSYGSFTLTYN; encoded by the coding sequence ATGATATTTTCAACCTTAGAGCATATATTAACTCATATTTCTTTTTCGCTCGTTTCAATTGTACTTACAATTCATTTGATAACCTTTTTAGTCGATGAAATCGTAAAACTATATGATTCATCCGAAAAGGGCATGATAATGAATTTGTTCTCTATAACAGGATTATTAGTTACTCGTTGGATTTATTCGGAACATTTTCCACTAAGTGATTTATATGAATCATTAATCTTCCTTTCATGGAGTTTTTCCCTTATTCATATAGTTCCGTGTTTCAAAAAAAATAAAAATATTCTAAGCACAATAATTGGCCCAAGTGCTATTTTTACCCAAGGCTTTGCTACTTCAGGTTTTTTAACTGAAATACACAAATCTACAATATTAGTACCAGCTCTTCAATCTGAGTGGTTAATAATGCACGTAAGTACGATGATATTAGGCTACGCTGCCCTTTTATGTGGATCATTATTATCAGTATCACTTATAGTCATTACAGTTAGAGAAAAGAAAAAGTTTTTTGCTACGAGTAATCGTTTTTTAAATTTCAATGGTTCCTTTTTCTTTGGTGAAATCGAATACATGAACGAACGAAGTAATATTTTCAAAAATACTTCTATTTTTAATTATTACAGGTCCCAATTGATTCAACAATTGGATTATTGGAGTTATCGGGTTATTAGTCTAGGATTTATCTTTTTAACCATAGGAATTCTTTCTGGAGCAGTATGGGCTAACGAAGCATGGGGATCTTATTGGAGTTGGGACCCAAAAGAAACTTGGGCTTTTATTACTTGGATCGTATTCGCGATTTATTTACATACTCGAACAAATATAAAATTGCAGGGTACCTATTCAGCAATTGTGGCGTCTATTGGATTTCTTATAATTTGGATATGCTATTTTGGGATAAATCTATTAGGAATAGGACTACATAGTTATGGTTCATTTACATTAACATATAATTGA
- the ndhG gene encoding NADH dehydrogenase subunit G: protein MDLPAPIHDFLLVFLGSGLILGGLGVVLLPNPIYSAFSLGLVLFCISLFYILSNSYFVAAAQLLIYVGAINVLIIFAVMFMNGSEYYKDFSLWTVGDGVTSMVCTSLFISLITTIPDTSWYGIIWTTKSNQILEQDLISNSQQIGIHLSTDFFLPFELISIILLVALIGAIVIARQ, encoded by the coding sequence ATGGATTTACCTGCACCAATACATGATTTTCTTTTAGTCTTTTTGGGATCGGGTCTTATATTAGGAGGTCTGGGAGTAGTATTACTTCCGAATCCAATTTATTCGGCCTTTTCGTTGGGATTGGTTCTTTTTTGTATATCCTTATTCTATATTCTATCGAATTCGTATTTTGTAGCTGCTGCGCAGCTTCTTATTTATGTAGGAGCTATAAATGTTTTAATTATTTTTGCTGTGATGTTCATGAATGGGTCAGAATATTACAAAGATTTTTCTCTTTGGACCGTTGGGGATGGAGTTACTTCAATGGTTTGTACAAGTCTTTTTATTTCACTAATTACTACTATTCCAGATACGTCGTGGTATGGGATCATTTGGACTACAAAATCAAACCAGATTCTAGAGCAAGATTTGATAAGTAATAGTCAACAAATTGGAATTCATTTATCAACAGATTTTTTTCTTCCATTTGAACTCATTTCAATAATCCTTTTAGTTGCTTTAATAGGTGCAATTGTTATAGCTCGTCAATAA
- the psaC gene encoding photosystem I subunit C encodes MSHSVKIYDTCIGCTQCVRACPTDVLEMIPWDGCKAKQIASAPRTEDCVGCKRCESACPTDFLSVRVYLSQETTRSMGLAY; translated from the coding sequence ATGTCACATTCAGTAAAGATTTATGATACATGTATAGGATGTACTCAATGTGTTCGAGCGTGCCCCACCGATGTATTAGAAATGATACCCTGGGACGGATGTAAAGCTAAACAAATCGCTTCTGCTCCAAGGACCGAAGACTGTGTTGGTTGTAAGCGATGTGAATCTGCCTGTCCGACCGATTTCTTGAGTGTTCGAGTTTATTTATCACAAGAAACAACTCGTAGTATGGGTCTAGCTTATTGA
- the ndhF gene encoding NADH dehydrogenase subunit F, with protein sequence MEQTYQYVWIVPFLPLPVPMLIGIGLLLFPTATKDLRRMWAFTSILLLSIVMIFSTNLSIQLINSSSIYQYVWSWTLDNDFSLEFGYFIDPLTSIMSMLITTVGIMVLIYSDNYMAYDQGYLRFFAYMSFFSISMLGLVTSSNLIQIYIFWELVGMCSYLLIGFWFTRPLAANACQKAFVTNRVGDFGLLLGILGFYWITGSFEFRDLFEIFNNLIYNNEVNSPFVTLCAALLFAGAVAKSAQFPLHVWLPDAMEGPTPISALIHAATMVAAGIFLVARLLPLFIVIPYIMNFISLIGIITVFLGATLALAQKDIKRGLAYSTMSQLGYMMLALGMGSYRSALFHLITHAYSKALLFLGSGSVIHSMETIVGYSPAKSQNMVLMGGLTKHVPITKISFLFGTLSLCGIPPLACFWSKDEILNESSLYSPIFSIIAWCTAALTAFYMFRIYLLTFEGHLNSNFQNHCTNKNTLLYSISLWGKEGSSKSIKKDFHLVKMTNNQSLSFFSKKTYRSDENVRKRTKGRPVAIVNVDNKKYYSYPYESENTMVFPLLVLALFTLFVGFIGIPFNQERTDLHMDILTKWLSPSINLLHQKTNDSNWYEFLKNAIFSVSIAFFGIFIASFLYKPIYSSFLNFDLINSFVKTGVKRSRSDKIINLIYDWSYNRAYLDTFYTTSFTGSIRGLTQLTYFFDKRVIDGITNGVGVISFFVAEGIKYIGGGRVSSYLFFYFSCVSIFLLLFFLLHFPPFLPFLRFLSVS encoded by the coding sequence ATGGAACAGACCTATCAATATGTATGGATCGTACCTTTCCTTCCACTTCCAGTTCCTATGTTAATAGGAATTGGACTTCTTCTTTTTCCGACAGCAACAAAGGATCTTCGTCGTATGTGGGCCTTTACAAGTATTTTATTGTTAAGTATAGTCATGATTTTTTCAACTAATCTGTCTATTCAGTTAATAAATAGCAGTTCTATCTATCAATATGTATGGTCTTGGACTCTCGATAATGATTTTTCTTTAGAATTTGGATACTTTATCGATCCACTTACTTCTATTATGTCAATGTTAATCACTACTGTTGGCATTATGGTTCTTATTTATAGTGATAATTATATGGCTTACGATCAAGGATATTTGAGATTTTTTGCTTATATGAGTTTTTTCAGTATTTCTATGTTGGGATTAGTTACTAGTTCGAATTTGATACAAATTTATATTTTTTGGGAATTGGTTGGAATGTGTTCCTATCTATTAATAGGATTTTGGTTTACACGACCTCTTGCGGCAAATGCTTGTCAAAAAGCGTTTGTAACTAATCGCGTAGGGGATTTTGGTTTATTACTAGGAATTTTAGGTTTTTATTGGATAACAGGTAGTTTTGAATTTCGGGATTTATTCGAAATATTCAATAACTTGATTTATAATAATGAAGTCAATTCTCCATTTGTTACGTTGTGTGCTGCTCTATTATTTGCCGGTGCAGTTGCTAAATCTGCACAATTTCCTCTTCATGTATGGTTACCTGATGCTATGGAGGGACCTACTCCTATTTCAGCTCTCATACATGCTGCTACTATGGTAGCAGCGGGTATTTTTCTTGTAGCTCGCCTTCTTCCTCTTTTCATAGTTATACCTTATATAATGAATTTTATCTCGTTGATAGGTATAATAACAGTATTTTTAGGAGCTACTTTAGCTCTTGCTCAAAAAGACATTAAGAGAGGTTTAGCCTATTCGACAATGTCTCAATTGGGTTATATGATGTTAGCTCTAGGAATGGGATCTTATCGAAGTGCTTTATTTCATTTGATTACTCATGCTTATTCTAAAGCATTATTATTTTTAGGATCTGGATCCGTTATTCATTCCATGGAAACTATTGTTGGATATTCTCCGGCTAAAAGTCAGAATATGGTTCTTATGGGTGGTTTAACAAAACATGTACCCATTACCAAGATCTCTTTTTTATTTGGTACACTTTCTCTTTGTGGTATTCCCCCTCTTGCTTGTTTTTGGTCAAAAGATGAAATTCTTAATGAGAGTTCGTTGTATTCTCCGATTTTCTCAATAATAGCTTGGTGCACAGCAGCATTAACCGCATTTTATATGTTTCGGATCTATTTACTTACTTTTGAGGGGCATTTGAACAGTAATTTTCAAAATCACTGTACCAATAAAAACACCCTTTTATATTCCATATCTTTATGGGGTAAAGAAGGGTCTTCTAAAAGTATTAAGAAAGATTTTCATTTAGTAAAAATGACTAATAATCAAAGTCTTTCTTTTTTTTCAAAAAAAACATATCGAAGTGATGAGAATGTAAGAAAAAGAACTAAGGGACGACCTGTTGCTATTGTTAATGTTGATAATAAAAAGTATTATTCCTATCCTTATGAATCCGAGAATACTATGGTATTTCCTTTACTTGTATTAGCTTTATTTACTTTGTTTGTTGGATTTATAGGAATTCCTTTTAATCAAGAACGAACAGATTTGCATATGGATATTTTAACCAAGTGGTTATCTCCATCTATCAACCTTTTACATCAAAAGACAAACGATTCAAATTGGTATGAATTTTTAAAAAATGCAATTTTTTCGGTTAGTATAGCTTTTTTCGGAATATTTATAGCATCTTTTTTATATAAACCCATTTATTCCTCTTTCCTAAATTTCGACTTAATAAATTCATTTGTTAAAACAGGTGTTAAGAGAAGTCGTTCGGACAAAATTATAAATCTTATATATGATTGGTCATATAATCGTGCTTATCTAGATACTTTTTATACAACATCCTTCACTGGCTCGATAAGAGGATTGACACAATTAACTTATTTTTTTGATAAACGAGTAATTGATGGAATTACGAATGGCGTTGGTGTTATAAGTTTTTTTGTAGCAGAAGGTATTAAATATATAGGGGGTGGCCGCGTTTCTTCTTATCTTTTCTTCTATTTCTCTTGTGTATCAATTTTTTTATTACTTTTCTTTCTTCTTCACTTTCCACCCTTTCTTCCGTTTTTGAGGTTTCTTTCAGTTTCTTAG
- the ndhI gene encoding NADH dehydrogenase subunit I: MFPMLTEFLNSSQQTLRAARYIGQGFMITLTHANRLPVTIQYPYEKLITSERFRGRIHFEFDKCIACEVCVRVCPIDLPVVDWKLESDIRKKRLLNYSIDFGICIFCGNCVEYCPTNCLSMTEEYELSTYDRHELNYNQIALGRLPVSIIDDYTIRTISSNSPQIKNG; the protein is encoded by the coding sequence ATGTTCCCTATGCTAACTGAGTTCTTAAATTCTAGTCAACAAACACTACGAGCTGCCAGGTACATTGGTCAAGGGTTCATGATTACCTTGACCCATGCGAATCGTTTACCTGTAACTATTCAATACCCCTACGAAAAATTGATCACATCAGAACGTTTCCGGGGCCGAATCCACTTTGAATTTGATAAATGCATTGCTTGTGAAGTATGTGTTCGCGTATGTCCTATAGATCTACCTGTTGTTGATTGGAAATTGGAATCTGATATTCGAAAGAAACGATTACTTAATTACAGTATTGATTTTGGAATCTGTATATTTTGTGGTAATTGTGTTGAGTATTGTCCAACAAATTGTTTATCAATGACTGAAGAATACGAGCTTTCCACTTATGATCGTCATGAATTGAATTATAATCAAATTGCTTTAGGTCGATTACCGGTATCAATAATTGACGATTATACAATTCGAACAATTTCTTCGAATTCACCTCAAATCAAAAATGGATAA
- the ndhD gene encoding NADH dehydrogenase subunit D codes for MYLVFTTNHFPLLTIIVVLPISAGSLIFFLPHIGNRVIRWYTICICILELLLTTYAFCYHFQLDDPLIQLVEDFKWIDFFDFHWRLGIDGLSIGPILLTGFITTLATLAAWPVTRDSRLFNFLMLAMYSGQIGLFSSRDLLLFFLMWELELIPVYLLVSMWGGKKRLYSATKFILYTAGGSVFLLMGVLGIGLYGSNEPTLNFEILANQPYPVGLEIILYIGFFIAFAVKLPIIPLHTWLPDTHGEAHYSTCMLLAGILLKMGAYGLVRINMELFPHAHSIFSPWLMIVGAMQIIYAASTSLGQRNLKKRIAYSSVSHMGFIMIGIGSITDMGLNGALLQIISHGFIGAALFFLAGTTYDRIRLVYLDEMGGIAIPMSKIFTMFSSFSMASLALPGMSGFIAELIVFFGLLTSPKYFLMTKLLITFVMAIGIILTPIYLLSMLRQMFYGYKIFNVPTSYFFDSGPRELFLLISIFLPVLGIGMYPDFVLSLSVEKVEVILSNFFMDSFD; via the coding sequence ATGTATCTTGTCTTTACCACGAATCATTTTCCTTTATTAACAATAATTGTAGTTTTGCCAATATCTGCGGGTTCATTAATTTTCTTTCTTCCACATATAGGAAATCGAGTAATCCGTTGGTATACTATATGTATATGTATTTTAGAACTTCTTCTAACGACTTATGCATTCTGTTATCATTTTCAATTGGATGATCCTTTAATCCAACTAGTGGAGGATTTCAAATGGATCGATTTTTTTGATTTTCATTGGAGATTAGGAATAGATGGACTTTCTATAGGACCTATTTTACTGACAGGATTCATCACGACTTTAGCTACTTTAGCGGCTTGGCCAGTTACTCGAGATTCTCGATTATTTAATTTTCTGATGTTAGCAATGTACAGTGGGCAAATAGGATTATTTTCTTCTCGGGACCTTTTACTTTTTTTCCTGATGTGGGAGTTAGAATTAATTCCCGTTTATCTACTTGTATCCATGTGGGGAGGAAAAAAACGTCTGTACTCGGCTACAAAATTTATTTTGTATACAGCGGGTGGTTCGGTTTTTCTTTTAATGGGAGTTCTGGGTATCGGTTTATATGGTTCTAATGAACCAACACTCAATTTTGAAATATTAGCTAATCAGCCCTATCCTGTGGGCTTGGAAATAATATTATATATTGGATTTTTTATTGCTTTTGCTGTCAAATTGCCAATCATACCCCTACATACATGGTTACCAGATACCCATGGAGAAGCACATTATAGTACTTGTATGCTTCTAGCCGGAATCTTATTAAAAATGGGAGCGTATGGATTAGTTCGAATCAATATGGAATTATTTCCTCATGCTCATTCTATATTTTCTCCTTGGTTGATGATAGTCGGTGCAATGCAAATAATCTATGCAGCTTCAACATCTCTGGGTCAACGGAATTTAAAAAAAAGAATAGCTTATTCCTCTGTATCACATATGGGTTTCATAATGATAGGAATTGGTTCTATCACTGATATGGGGCTTAACGGGGCCCTTTTACAAATAATCTCTCATGGATTTATTGGTGCTGCACTCTTTTTCTTGGCTGGAACTACTTATGATAGAATACGTCTTGTGTATCTTGACGAAATGGGTGGAATAGCTATCCCAATGTCAAAAATATTCACGATGTTCAGTAGCTTTTCTATGGCCTCCCTTGCATTACCAGGTATGAGTGGTTTTATTGCCGAATTAATAGTATTTTTTGGATTACTTACTAGTCCAAAATATTTTTTAATGACAAAACTACTAATTACTTTTGTAATGGCAATTGGAATCATATTAACTCCTATTTATTTATTATCTATGTTACGCCAGATGTTCTATGGATACAAGATATTTAATGTACCGACCTCTTATTTTTTTGATTCTGGACCGCGAGAGTTATTTCTTTTGATCTCTATTTTTTTACCCGTACTAGGTATTGGTATGTATCCTGATTTTGTTCTTTCACTATCAGTTGAAAAGGTTGAAGTTATTCTATCTAATTTTTTTATGGATAGTTTTGATTAA
- the ndhE gene encoding NADH dehydrogenase subunit E, giving the protein MMLEHVLVLSAYLFSIGIYGLITSRNMVRALMCLELILNSVNINFVTFSDIFDNRQLRGDIFSIFVIAIAAAEAAIGPAIVSSIYRNRKSTRINQSNLLNK; this is encoded by the coding sequence ATGATGCTGGAACATGTACTTGTTTTGAGTGCTTATTTATTTTCTATTGGTATTTATGGATTGATCACAAGTCGGAATATGGTTAGAGCCCTTATGTGTCTTGAACTTATATTAAATTCAGTTAATATAAATTTTGTAACATTTTCTGATATTTTTGATAATCGTCAATTAAGAGGAGATATTTTCTCAATTTTTGTTATAGCTATTGCGGCCGCTGAAGCAGCTATTGGACCCGCTATTGTTTCATCAATTTATCGTAACAGAAAATCAACTCGTATTAACCAATCAAATTTGTTGAATAAATAA
- the rpl32 gene encoding ribosomal protein L32, translated as MAVPKKRTSVSKKRIRKNVWKKKGYCASLKAFSLGKSLSTGNSKSFFVRQTNKIFSKKLK; from the coding sequence ATGGCAGTTCCAAAAAAACGTACTTCTGTATCAAAAAAGCGTATTCGAAAAAATGTTTGGAAAAAGAAGGGATATTGTGCATCGTTAAAAGCGTTTTCCTTAGGGAAATCTCTTTCTACCGGGAATTCAAAAAGTTTTTTTGTGCGACAAACAAATAAAATATTTAGTAAAAAGTTGAAATAA